In a single window of the Entelurus aequoreus isolate RoL-2023_Sb linkage group LG16, RoL_Eaeq_v1.1, whole genome shotgun sequence genome:
- the sec62 gene encoding translocation protein SEC62, whose product MAERRRHKKRIQEVCELTKEEKVVAKHLRFNCPTKSTTMMGHQKVDYFIASKAVDCLLDSKWAKAKKGEEALFTSRDSVLDYCNRLLKKQFFQRALKVMKKKSEKDKKSKGDSGKEEEKKAKEKNKKKEADTGSESKKDTKSDDSPGSPKKKKEVKKKFKLELHEDQMFLDGNEVYVWIYDPVPFKSFAMGLILVIAVIAATLFPLWPAEMRVGVYYLSVAAGCFVASIFLLAVARCILFLFIWLVTGGRHHFWFLPNLTADVGFIDSFRPLYTHEYKGPRGGAKKGNKDGVDEGQKSDSDDKSDSEKKDEEEEEDEEDEGKEAGLEERKSDCHTDTDSDRREDEGSQHSNGNDFEMITRDELDQHTEEDEENQERGDSDTDIQT is encoded by the exons ATGGCGGAGCGAAGGAGACACAAGAAACGGATCCAG GAGGTGTGCGAGCTAACTAAGGAGGAGAAAGTGGTGGCCAAGCATCTGCGCTTCAACTGTCCCACCAAGTCCACCACCATGATGGGCCACCAAAAGGTCGACTACTTCATCG CCTCCAAGGCGGTGGATTGTCTGCTGGACTCCAAGTGGGCCAAAGCCAAGAAAGGAGAGGAGGCGCTCTTCACCAGCAGAGACTCCGTGCTGGACTACTGCAACAG ACTTCTGAAGAAGCAGTTCTTCCAGCGTGCTCTCAAAGTGATGAAGAAGAAGTCGGAGAAGGACAAGAAGTCCAAGGGCGACAGCGgcaaagaggaggagaagaaggcaaaggagaagaacaagaagaaggagGCGGACACGGGCAGCGAGAGCAAGAAGGATACTAAAAGT GATGACAGCCCAGGAAGTCCCAAAAAGAAGAAAGAGGTGAAGAAGAAGTTCAAGCTGGAGCTGCACGAGGATCAAATGTTCCTGGATGGAAACGAG GTCTACGTGTGGATTTACGACCCCGTGCCCTTCAAGTCCTTCGCCATGGGGCTGATCCTGG TCATTGCCGTCATCGCCGCCACGCTCTTCCCGCTGTGGCCGGCAGAAATGCGCGTGGGCGTGTACTACTTGAGCGTCGCCGCCGGATGCTTCGTGGCCAGCATTTTTCTCCTGGCTGTCG CTCGCTGCATTCTCTTCCTGTTCATCTGGCTGGTGACGGGCGGCCGCCATCACTTCTGGTTCCTTCCCAACCTGACGGCCGACGTGGGCTTCATCGACTCCTTCCGCCCGCTCTACACCCACGAGTACAAAGGCCCGCGGGGCGGCGCCAAGAAGGGGAACAAAGACGGCGTCGACGAGGGCCAAAAATCCGACAGCGACGACAAGTCCGACAGCGAGAAgaaggacgaggaggaggaggaggatgaggaggacgagggcAAAGAGGCGGGGCTAGAGGAGCGTAAAAGCGACTGCCACACGGACACGGACAGCGACCGCAGGGAAGACGAAGGCTCGCAGCACAGCAACGGCAACGACTTTGAGATGATCACCAGGGATGAGTTGGACCAGCACACGGAAGAGGACGAGGAAAACCAAGAACGAGGAGACAGTGACACGGACATTCAGACATAA